From the Natronococcus sp. AD-5 genome, one window contains:
- a CDS encoding PIN domain-containing protein, whose translation MSDIIMDVLVDTNILIHRESDDVVPEPLRELERSLNEEGHRKLVHPLSVREIRQDPNEERREKAESRVETYVQLSYPPTPSGSNSQFREIIPKASNSNDQVDNMLLFAVYDDAVDFLITEDREMHRKALELGIQDRTFTIEEGKEYFAEDRPQIRGPMAIHRTTFGDLDLDDPLFDSLKEEYEEFISWAQSKGDRPAWVNYTEDGSLGAILILKPRETENIGTDPPLGRDTRLKISTLKVGEARWGSKVGELLISIAIRETINSELDQVYLTHYIHEEDYLVDLIESYGFEHASNKDDGEAIFLKRLTPPIGADPDPLEMASRYYPSFYDGPNIEKFIVPIRPTYHNKLFTSYQKRQPPLHEFSGESHSEGNAIRKAYLSNSTTRRIDPGDLLLFYRSVDHQEVTSLGICEQVEYGLTDPDEVSRIVGKRSVFSEREVEELATSPTTVLLFSWHFDLPNPISYERLRENDVLAGPPQVMQKLDEQGYRYIQEQGNIDERFARH comes from the coding sequence GTGTCAGATATCATTATGGATGTTCTCGTAGACACGAATATTCTAATTCATCGGGAGAGCGACGATGTCGTTCCTGAGCCCCTCCGAGAATTAGAGCGATCGCTTAACGAGGAGGGCCATAGAAAACTTGTCCACCCGCTGTCCGTAAGAGAAATCCGGCAAGATCCAAATGAGGAGCGACGAGAGAAGGCTGAGTCTAGAGTTGAGACGTATGTCCAACTCTCGTATCCTCCGACACCGAGTGGCAGTAATTCGCAATTCCGAGAAATCATTCCAAAGGCGTCTAACTCTAACGATCAAGTAGATAATATGCTGCTCTTCGCAGTCTATGATGACGCCGTTGACTTTCTCATTACCGAAGATCGGGAAATGCATCGAAAGGCACTAGAACTCGGGATCCAGGATCGCACCTTTACCATCGAAGAAGGTAAAGAGTACTTTGCAGAGGATCGCCCGCAAATTCGTGGCCCTATGGCAATTCATCGTACAACCTTTGGTGATCTTGATCTCGATGACCCGCTCTTTGATTCGCTCAAAGAGGAATATGAGGAATTCATCTCATGGGCACAATCAAAGGGGGATCGCCCGGCGTGGGTTAATTATACCGAGGATGGATCACTCGGCGCGATTCTCATCTTGAAGCCACGCGAAACTGAAAACATAGGCACTGACCCACCACTCGGACGAGACACTCGTCTGAAGATATCGACACTAAAGGTCGGAGAGGCTCGCTGGGGATCGAAGGTAGGGGAGCTACTCATCTCTATCGCGATTCGAGAGACAATTAACTCAGAACTTGATCAGGTATATCTCACCCACTATATTCACGAAGAGGATTACCTTGTTGATCTCATTGAGTCGTATGGATTTGAACATGCCTCGAATAAGGATGATGGCGAAGCGATTTTTCTTAAGCGCCTCACACCGCCTATCGGTGCTGATCCGGATCCGCTCGAAATGGCGAGTCGATACTATCCATCTTTCTACGATGGGCCGAATATCGAGAAGTTCATCGTTCCAATCCGACCTACGTATCACAACAAGCTCTTCACTAGTTACCAGAAACGCCAACCACCACTACATGAGTTTTCTGGAGAGTCCCACTCCGAGGGGAACGCTATCAGAAAAGCGTATCTTAGTAACTCTACAACTAGAAGGATTGACCCGGGTGATCTCCTTTTATTCTACCGGTCAGTAGATCACCAAGAAGTAACTTCACTTGGGATCTGTGAGCAGGTGGAATATGGATTAACTGATCCGGATGAAGTCTCTAGAATAGTTGGAAAGCGGTCCGTTTTCTCAGAACGAGAAGTTGAGGAGCTAGCAACATCACCTACGACGGTCTTACTATTCTCATGGCACTTCGACTTGCCGAATCCTATCTCGTATGAACGACTACGTGAAAACGACGTGTTAGCTGGCCCGCCGCAAGTCATGCAGAAACTGGATGAACAGGGTTATAGGTACATACAGGAACAAGGAAATATCGATGAACGCTTTGCTCGCCATTAA
- a CDS encoding type I restriction-modification system subunit M has product MVENFNEKADFIWSIADLLRGDYKQSEYQKVILPLTVLRRLDCVTEPNKEKVLERHEQLQEQGIANVAPLLKKASGERVYNTSEYTFESLCNDPDQIASNLQYYINSYDEETKAIFDKFDFDHQIRRLDEADLLYKVVRQFAEIDLHPDEVPNEEMGYIYEELIRKFNELSNETAGEHFTPREVIELMVNLIFDEDDEVLTEEGAVRTVYDPACGTGGMLSVAEDHVRRFNEEANLHVFGQELNPESYAVCNSDMLIKGQEPENIAYGNSFTEDGFPNKKFDYMLSNPPFGVSWKKVKDEIEREHEEQGFAGRFGAGTPRVNDGAFLFLQHMISKMKPPEEGGSRIAIVFNGSPLFNGGPNSGESAIRRWIIENDWLEGIVGLPENLFYNTGIRTYIWVLSNNKPEHREGKVQLIDARDLYEEMDESLGDKRHRLTEDHIKEITRIFGDLEANGRSKVVDNEEFGYRRIVIDQPLQLRFQVSEERIDDLDDERAFSNRDEEVQGRIKEALSEMDTEKVWMDRESFLNDVELQLNMAGLDVRDSVYNAIERVMGERDPDAEICRDGNGNPEHDSDLRERERIPLGTNPQEYFEKEVSPYLENAWVNESGKYHDEKDGKLGVVGYEINFDRHFFEYEEPRSIDAIDKEIQNLENEMSELIQNIV; this is encoded by the coding sequence ATGGTCGAGAATTTCAACGAGAAGGCTGATTTTATCTGGTCTATTGCAGACCTTCTCCGGGGAGACTACAAGCAGTCCGAGTATCAAAAAGTCATTCTACCGCTAACGGTCCTTCGTCGGCTCGACTGCGTGACCGAGCCGAATAAAGAGAAAGTGCTCGAACGACACGAGCAGCTCCAAGAGCAAGGGATCGCGAACGTCGCGCCACTACTAAAGAAAGCGTCGGGAGAGAGGGTATACAACACTAGCGAGTACACGTTCGAGTCGCTATGCAACGATCCTGATCAGATCGCGAGCAATCTTCAGTACTATATCAACTCGTACGACGAGGAGACGAAGGCAATCTTCGACAAGTTCGATTTCGATCACCAGATCCGACGCCTTGACGAGGCTGACCTTCTCTACAAGGTAGTCCGGCAATTCGCGGAGATCGATCTTCATCCCGACGAAGTACCAAACGAAGAGATGGGGTATATCTATGAAGAGCTCATCCGGAAATTCAATGAACTCAGTAACGAGACCGCCGGGGAGCACTTCACACCTCGCGAAGTAATCGAGCTGATGGTGAACCTCATCTTCGACGAGGACGACGAAGTGTTGACCGAGGAAGGCGCAGTCCGCACGGTCTACGACCCGGCCTGTGGGACCGGTGGGATGCTCAGCGTCGCAGAGGACCATGTCCGGAGATTCAACGAAGAAGCGAACCTCCACGTTTTCGGTCAGGAGCTGAACCCGGAGAGTTACGCCGTTTGCAATTCCGACATGCTGATCAAGGGCCAGGAACCCGAGAACATCGCCTACGGAAACTCCTTTACCGAAGATGGGTTCCCGAATAAGAAGTTCGACTATATGTTGTCGAATCCTCCGTTCGGCGTCTCTTGGAAGAAAGTCAAGGACGAAATCGAGAGAGAACATGAAGAACAGGGGTTCGCCGGTCGATTTGGAGCGGGTACTCCACGTGTCAACGACGGGGCGTTCCTCTTCCTCCAGCACATGATCAGTAAGATGAAGCCCCCAGAGGAGGGGGGATCTCGGATTGCAATCGTGTTCAATGGATCGCCGCTGTTCAATGGCGGTCCGAATAGCGGTGAATCGGCAATTCGGCGATGGATTATTGAGAACGACTGGCTAGAGGGTATCGTCGGTCTACCTGAGAACCTATTCTATAACACGGGCATCCGAACGTACATCTGGGTGCTCTCAAATAATAAGCCCGAGCACCGTGAAGGCAAAGTCCAGCTCATCGATGCACGGGATCTGTACGAGGAGATGGACGAGAGCCTCGGCGACAAGCGCCACAGGCTTACTGAGGACCATATCAAGGAGATTACTCGTATCTTTGGCGACCTCGAAGCTAATGGACGGTCAAAAGTAGTCGATAACGAAGAATTCGGATATCGCCGTATCGTCATCGATCAACCGCTTCAACTCCGGTTCCAAGTTAGTGAAGAGCGTATCGACGATCTCGACGACGAACGGGCATTTTCGAATCGTGACGAGGAGGTTCAAGGGCGTATCAAAGAAGCACTTTCAGAGATGGACACGGAAAAGGTTTGGATGGACCGAGAGTCGTTCCTCAACGATGTCGAGCTTCAGTTGAACATGGCTGGGCTTGATGTTCGGGACAGCGTGTACAACGCTATTGAGCGCGTAATGGGCGAGCGTGATCCGGACGCAGAAATCTGTCGTGATGGGAATGGGAACCCCGAACACGATAGTGATTTGCGTGAACGTGAACGAATACCTCTCGGAACAAATCCTCAAGAATATTTTGAGAAGGAGGTGTCTCCGTATTTAGAGAACGCCTGGGTTAATGAGAGTGGCAAATACCATGATGAGAAAGACGGAAAGCTAGGAGTTGTAGGTTATGAAATCAACTTCGATAGGCATTTTTTCGAATATGAAGAACCACGATCTATTGACGCAATTGATAAGGAGATACAGAACTTGGAGAACGAGATGTCAGAATTAATTCAAAACATAGTATAA
- a CDS encoding restriction endonuclease subunit S — translation MYLKDTENKINGLGLEDSGARLLPEGTVFLSRTASVGFSGIMDKEMATSQDFANWVCGDQVVSEYLVYIFRSMDQEFSRLMQGSTHQTIYMPDIESLQMPLPPVEEQQKIASYLNDNVKKIYDLIQKKESLMDILEEKQQAVITQTVTEGVDSDLGMEDSEIEWLDEVPIPCDVTKLKYIVQSDTPVYGILKPGPEVEDGIPYIGAGDIVQGRLSIDELPRTSPEIAEEYQRTKMNSGELVYAIRGSYGDVEVLPEELSGVNLSRDAARISPKDNIDSEWLCWALKSEIAQQQVELSATGSAVNGVNIGDLKQLILPVPPIKEQKEIAAYLNDFESKISQLRDAIEEEITLLQEKRQALIWKTVTGKIDLAEWQQHDSIDISL, via the coding sequence ATGTATCTCAAAGACACCGAAAATAAAATCAACGGATTAGGTCTAGAAGATTCAGGGGCTCGTCTATTACCTGAGGGTACTGTGTTCTTATCAAGAACAGCATCCGTTGGTTTCTCTGGAATTATGGACAAGGAAATGGCAACTTCTCAAGATTTCGCCAATTGGGTTTGTGGAGATCAAGTAGTCTCGGAATATTTGGTATATATTTTTCGTTCTATGGATCAGGAATTTTCACGCCTTATGCAAGGGTCAACCCATCAAACTATCTATATGCCTGATATTGAGTCCCTGCAAATGCCTCTTCCCCCAGTGGAAGAACAACAGAAGATCGCATCCTACCTGAATGATAATGTTAAGAAAATATACGATTTAATACAGAAGAAGGAAAGTTTGATGGATATTTTAGAGGAAAAGCAACAAGCCGTTATTACACAAACAGTGACAGAAGGTGTTGATAGTGATTTAGGAATGGAAGATTCTGAAATAGAATGGTTGGATGAAGTTCCTATTCCTTGTGATGTGACCAAATTAAAATATATTGTTCAAAGTGATACACCAGTATATGGTATTCTAAAACCAGGTCCTGAAGTTGAGGATGGTATTCCATATATCGGAGCAGGTGATATTGTCCAAGGGAGACTTTCTATTGACGAACTCCCAAGAACATCTCCTGAAATTGCGGAAGAATATCAACGCACAAAAATGAACTCAGGGGAGTTAGTCTATGCAATTAGAGGAAGTTACGGAGATGTAGAAGTCCTTCCAGAAGAGTTATCGGGTGTGAATCTGTCTCGTGATGCGGCGAGGATTTCACCTAAGGATAATATTGATTCAGAATGGCTTTGTTGGGCCCTCAAATCAGAGATAGCACAACAACAAGTTGAACTTAGTGCTACTGGATCTGCGGTCAATGGCGTAAACATCGGCGACCTAAAACAATTAATACTCCCAGTCCCGCCAATAAAAGAACAAAAAGAAATAGCAGCCTATCTCAATGATTTTGAATCTAAAATTTCTCAGTTAAGAGATGCTATTGAGGAGGAAATCACTCTCCTCCAGGAAAAGCGACAAGCTCTTATTTGGAAGACGGTCACCGGGAAAATCGATTTAGCAGAGTGGCAACAACATGACTCTATAGATATTTCATTATGA
- a CDS encoding type I restriction endonuclease subunit R, whose amino-acid sequence MSKIHDEESFENFISSHLIEYSGYEYLSSEEFDRERGIFPDVVVSFVKETQPKKWEKLETAYKGNARKRFLQDLTSAMEGRGTLEILRHGLRTTGTKIDLTAFKPNTGLNPEVQERYEANRLGVTQQFYYSTTDPKKSIDLALSVNGIPVATAELKNNFTDQSVIDAKAQYKSDRDPGEPALKFKRGALVHFAVDQNEVEYTTELDGDDTHFLPFNKGHDGGAGNPPREDSHRTAYLWEEVWEKDSWMEIIQRFIDIDVEEIKKDGIKVDEEETMIFPRYHQLECVRQLVESARENGAGEDYLIQHSTGSGKSKSIAWLVHRLVSLHNDDDEAVFDGVVVVTDRTVLDEQLRNTIYELDHKTGVVHGIKGEQGSKSEELAEALEAGKPVIITTLQTFPHVIEHTQGLPERDYAVVVDEAHSSQTGEMAKEMKQILAGQDIDEDDDWEDLLAKSAEARGQQENLSFFAFTATPKGKTLEAFGHTPEDGDKPEPFHLYSMRQAIEEGFILDVLQHYTTYDTFYNVAKLIEEDPQVPQKKAVKAVSRFLKLHPHNISQKVEIIVEHFRNHTQHKIGGKAKAMVVTSSRVHAVRYKKAIDEYIDENGYDLNSLVAFSGTVEDDGFEYTEQEMNDGIKESELPSKFNTPEYQILVVADKYQTGFDQPLLHTMYVDKKLSGIQAVQTLSRLNRTHPGKDDTFVLDFENDKEDIYDAFQPYYEKTTVEETSDPQHIYQLESELNAFQIYTQQEVDRFAEAFFSPENKGTEQAHAKLSSHIQPARDRFMVANEETQDEFRSKLRSFLRLYKFQSQVVNYADTTLEKLYTFGRFLYKELPRDSQSSRVEFNDELALQYYRLEKAEEGEIKLNSSTSGVSMPTETGTGSQDDEEVELSTIVDKINEKLGTDFTEADQLFLDQLKEDALEDDHLRRSAQVNSRENFALEFDDALTEMFIDRMDQNQELFAKFMDNDEVQEAITKHLRRAVYEESQTAEA is encoded by the coding sequence ATGAGTAAGATCCACGACGAGGAAAGCTTTGAAAACTTCATCTCATCCCACCTCATAGAGTACAGTGGCTACGAGTATTTGTCGTCCGAGGAGTTCGACCGGGAGCGCGGGATCTTCCCCGATGTCGTCGTGTCCTTTGTTAAGGAGACGCAGCCGAAGAAGTGGGAAAAGCTCGAAACCGCATACAAGGGCAACGCACGGAAGCGCTTCCTGCAAGACCTCACAAGCGCGATGGAGGGACGAGGAACGCTGGAAATTCTCCGCCACGGCCTACGGACTACCGGAACGAAGATCGACCTCACGGCCTTCAAGCCGAACACTGGGTTGAACCCTGAAGTACAGGAACGGTACGAGGCAAACCGTCTGGGAGTCACACAGCAGTTCTATTACTCGACGACCGATCCGAAGAAAAGCATCGACCTCGCGTTGAGCGTCAACGGAATTCCGGTGGCCACCGCGGAGTTGAAGAATAATTTCACTGACCAAAGTGTCATCGACGCAAAGGCCCAATATAAGTCCGACCGCGATCCCGGTGAACCTGCACTAAAGTTCAAGCGAGGCGCACTGGTGCACTTCGCCGTTGACCAGAACGAGGTCGAGTACACGACCGAATTAGACGGCGACGATACACACTTCCTCCCCTTTAATAAGGGCCACGACGGCGGAGCAGGGAACCCTCCACGAGAGGATAGTCACCGGACTGCCTACCTCTGGGAAGAGGTCTGGGAGAAGGATAGCTGGATGGAGATCATTCAGCGCTTCATCGATATCGACGTAGAGGAGATTAAGAAAGACGGCATCAAGGTAGATGAGGAGGAGACGATGATTTTCCCGCGCTACCATCAGCTAGAGTGTGTCCGGCAGCTCGTAGAAAGCGCGCGGGAGAACGGAGCCGGCGAAGACTACCTCATTCAGCACTCTACCGGGAGTGGGAAGAGTAAGTCCATTGCTTGGCTCGTCCATCGACTCGTCTCACTTCATAATGACGACGATGAAGCGGTTTTCGATGGGGTCGTTGTCGTTACCGATCGAACGGTACTCGACGAACAGCTCCGGAATACGATCTACGAGCTCGATCATAAGACCGGTGTCGTCCACGGTATCAAGGGCGAACAGGGCTCGAAATCTGAGGAGCTCGCCGAGGCATTAGAGGCGGGTAAGCCGGTTATCATCACCACTCTTCAGACGTTCCCACACGTTATCGAACACACGCAGGGACTACCCGAGCGCGACTATGCGGTCGTGGTAGACGAGGCCCATAGTAGCCAGACCGGCGAGATGGCGAAAGAGATGAAACAGATTCTCGCAGGCCAAGATATCGATGAGGACGATGACTGGGAAGATCTCCTCGCAAAGAGCGCCGAAGCACGTGGCCAACAGGAGAATCTCAGTTTCTTCGCATTCACCGCGACACCGAAGGGGAAGACGCTCGAAGCGTTCGGTCACACTCCAGAAGATGGCGATAAGCCCGAACCGTTCCATCTCTACTCGATGCGACAGGCTATCGAGGAGGGATTCATTCTCGACGTACTCCAGCACTACACGACCTACGATACCTTCTATAACGTCGCGAAGCTCATCGAGGAGGATCCGCAGGTTCCACAGAAGAAGGCAGTCAAGGCCGTATCGCGCTTCTTAAAGCTTCATCCTCACAATATCTCTCAGAAGGTCGAGATCATCGTCGAGCACTTCCGGAATCACACACAGCATAAGATCGGCGGAAAGGCAAAGGCGATGGTCGTTACGTCCTCGCGCGTCCACGCAGTTCGGTACAAGAAGGCGATCGACGAGTACATCGACGAGAACGGGTACGATCTCAACTCGTTAGTCGCCTTTAGTGGGACCGTCGAAGACGATGGCTTCGAGTACACCGAACAGGAGATGAACGATGGGATCAAAGAATCCGAGCTCCCGAGTAAGTTCAACACACCGGAATATCAGATCCTCGTCGTCGCCGATAAGTATCAGACGGGATTCGATCAGCCCCTCCTTCATACGATGTATGTCGATAAGAAGCTCTCCGGCATACAGGCTGTCCAGACCCTCTCTCGGCTAAACCGTACCCATCCGGGGAAGGACGATACGTTCGTGCTCGACTTCGAGAACGACAAGGAAGATATCTACGACGCGTTCCAGCCCTATTACGAGAAAACGACAGTCGAGGAGACGAGCGACCCACAACACATCTACCAACTTGAATCAGAGCTCAATGCCTTCCAGATATATACACAGCAGGAGGTAGATCGGTTCGCGGAGGCGTTCTTTAGTCCGGAGAATAAGGGAACGGAGCAGGCCCACGCGAAGCTTAGTAGCCACATTCAGCCAGCACGCGATCGATTCATGGTCGCGAATGAGGAGACCCAGGACGAATTCCGATCGAAACTCCGCTCCTTCCTTCGCCTCTACAAATTCCAATCGCAGGTCGTCAACTACGCCGATACGACACTAGAGAAGCTCTACACGTTTGGTCGATTCCTCTACAAGGAACTCCCAAGGGACTCGCAATCATCGCGAGTAGAGTTCAACGACGAACTCGCGCTTCAGTATTATCGGCTAGAAAAGGCGGAAGAGGGGGAAATCAAACTCAATTCGAGTACCAGTGGAGTATCCATGCCGACGGAAACGGGTACCGGAAGTCAGGATGATGAAGAGGTAGAGCTCTCCACGATCGTCGATAAAATAAACGAAAAGCTAGGTACCGATTTCACGGAGGCCGACCAGCTCTTCCTCGATCAACTCAAAGAAGATGCGTTAGAAGACGACCATCTCCGTCGGTCGGCACAGGTAAACAGTCGGGAGAACTTCGCGCTCGAGTTCGACGACGCTTTAACCGAGATGTTCATCGATCGAATGGACCAGAATCAGGAGCTCTTCGCTAAGTTCATGGACAACGACGAGGTCCAAGAAGCGATCACTAAGCATCTGCGGCGGGCTGTCTACGAAGAAAGTCAAACCGCTGAGGCCTAA
- a CDS encoding ribonuclease Z, whose protein sequence is MNITFLGTGSHWATEERVPNTVMIKRDSELFLFDVGEGAHRQMHTHSTGFAIDAIFLTATETDHIGGLGPLLKALSLQGRTKRLDLYVPEKGIDTIESLLELYGDYEFSIDVEPVEEGVAYEGDLYTIEAFRTDADGRRRGYVVTEPPRRGAFNRPLAEELGVLPGPDFGRLCDGEIVTTEDGQEIDPRLVVGDPTPGRKLVYTGDVATPEEIPEVARDADLLIHEAAYLDGQTDVSDHATAKVAGEIAQKAGVDELVLTNIAPISEMWTSQLEKQAATKFDGEIQLATDGASLSLPAPESPDPPVVGSTIDYGDSVGPSDLQEGMYIRLTVDRDKSSGEGLSKNASVHIQDGGNNVNEETTVKVVSEEAGYVKAEIETPPPGETVHPFNPTSSESSKSKRRSSRSRKGSSTKSQKRSSNQKRIQSGSNPFKSGSSEHLRNLVRKKQ, encoded by the coding sequence GTGAATATCACCTTCCTCGGGACCGGTAGCCATTGGGCCACCGAAGAGCGTGTACCGAATACCGTCATGATCAAACGGGACTCGGAATTATTCCTCTTCGATGTGGGTGAAGGTGCACACCGTCAAATGCATACTCATAGTACCGGCTTTGCCATTGACGCAATCTTTCTCACCGCAACAGAAACGGATCACATCGGCGGACTCGGACCACTTTTAAAGGCACTCTCGTTACAGGGGCGCACGAAGCGACTCGACCTCTACGTTCCCGAGAAGGGGATCGACACGATTGAATCGCTCCTCGAACTCTACGGCGACTACGAGTTTTCTATCGACGTAGAGCCGGTCGAGGAGGGCGTCGCGTACGAGGGCGACTTATACACCATCGAAGCGTTTCGGACCGATGCAGACGGCCGTCGGCGCGGCTACGTCGTAACAGAACCGCCACGACGAGGTGCATTTAATCGTCCCCTCGCGGAAGAGCTCGGTGTCCTACCGGGTCCCGATTTCGGTCGGCTCTGTGATGGCGAAATAGTAACAACCGAAGATGGGCAGGAAATCGATCCACGATTAGTCGTCGGCGATCCGACGCCAGGACGAAAGCTCGTCTATACCGGCGATGTCGCGACTCCGGAGGAAATTCCAGAAGTAGCACGAGATGCCGATCTCCTCATTCATGAAGCGGCCTACCTCGATGGGCAGACCGATGTCTCCGATCATGCAACCGCGAAGGTCGCCGGCGAAATAGCGCAGAAGGCAGGGGTAGATGAGCTCGTCCTTACAAATATCGCGCCGATATCCGAGATGTGGACGAGTCAGCTCGAGAAGCAAGCAGCGACGAAATTCGATGGCGAGATTCAACTCGCAACCGATGGGGCCTCGCTGAGTCTACCCGCTCCGGAATCACCGGATCCGCCGGTAGTAGGTTCGACTATTGATTACGGGGATTCAGTAGGTCCATCCGATCTTCAGGAAGGAATGTATATTCGGCTAACCGTCGATCGGGACAAAAGCTCGGGCGAGGGGCTTTCCAAAAATGCCTCAGTTCATATCCAAGATGGCGGAAATAATGTCAATGAGGAAACAACAGTAAAAGTAGTGTCCGAGGAAGCGGGCTATGTGAAAGCCGAGATCGAAACCCCTCCGCCCGGCGAGACGGTACATCCATTCAACCCTACGTCATCCGAATCGAGTAAATCAAAGCGACGCTCCTCACGGTCACGAAAAGGTTCCTCAACCAAATCACAGAAGAGGTCATCGAATCAAAAGCGCATTCAAAGCGGATCGAATCCATTCAAAAGTGGGAGTTCAGAGCATCTCCGTAACTTAGTCCGAAAAAAGCAGTGA
- a CDS encoding DUF7342 family protein, producing MEEPDPGLKADTDERAESPDFDALTPPEELVRGDRTRDDFFDAVLALDSPATAGEVADLAGHGVDAAREYLEWFDRMGIVTQVTESPATYRRNQEYLNWRRVQQLREQYATERLLDFLKDETERNETYAETFDVDSPDAVSIAAHASETDRSVEAVWEDVSTWKTTRRRIALLERALTTGSDDSADQRTAV from the coding sequence ATGGAAGAACCGGATCCAGGACTGAAGGCGGACACCGACGAGCGCGCCGAATCACCGGATTTCGACGCGCTGACGCCACCCGAAGAGCTCGTTCGCGGTGACCGCACACGCGACGATTTCTTCGACGCAGTCCTCGCGCTGGATAGTCCAGCCACCGCAGGTGAAGTTGCTGATCTCGCTGGCCACGGGGTGGATGCTGCGAGGGAATACCTTGAGTGGTTCGACCGAATGGGGATTGTCACGCAGGTCACCGAGTCGCCGGCGACGTACAGGCGAAACCAGGAGTACCTGAACTGGCGTCGCGTCCAGCAACTCCGGGAGCAGTACGCGACCGAGAGGCTCCTTGACTTCCTGAAGGATGAGACGGAGCGTAACGAGACCTACGCCGAGACGTTTGACGTCGACTCACCGGATGCGGTTTCGATCGCTGCACACGCATCCGAGACCGACCGCTCGGTGGAAGCAGTGTGGGAAGACGTTTCCACCTGGAAGACGACTCGCCGTCGGATCGCCCTCCTCGAGCGGGCGTTGACGACCGGCTCTGATGATTCCGCAGATCAACGGACTGCCGTATGA
- a CDS encoding IS1096 element passenger TnpR family protein, with amino-acid sequence MTAYRFRVKLEWDPTALWRDIVVGENRTLAEFQAVINESIGLNQAHLWFFGADQDYWQSDVKYQRPEEDEDLPSGESMRWDETVSNAGETTITELASQLDLEVGDRICYLFDYGDEWQFYGILKEIADDEPSDRRPEVVNEKGDPVDQYSLEDHPRYQ; translated from the coding sequence ATGACGGCCTATCGCTTTCGCGTTAAACTCGAGTGGGATCCGACCGCACTGTGGCGTGATATCGTCGTCGGAGAGAACCGAACGCTAGCGGAGTTTCAGGCCGTCATCAACGAGTCGATAGGGCTCAATCAGGCCCATCTCTGGTTTTTCGGCGCTGATCAGGACTACTGGCAAAGCGACGTGAAGTACCAGCGACCGGAAGAGGATGAGGATCTTCCGAGTGGTGAGTCGATGCGGTGGGACGAGACGGTCTCCAACGCAGGTGAGACGACGATTACTGAGTTGGCGAGTCAGCTGGATCTCGAGGTCGGTGACCGGATTTGCTACCTCTTCGATTACGGTGACGAGTGGCAGTTCTATGGGATCCTGAAGGAGATTGCTGATGATGAACCGAGCGACAGGCGTCCCGAAGTTGTCAACGAGAAGGGCGATCCAGTCGACCAGTATTCACTCGAGGATCATCCCCGATATCAATAG
- the lrp gene encoding HTH-type transcriptional regulator Lrp, whose protein sequence is MTYEHLDEDLVNELLGDGRASLRSLAEELDVSVTTVSNHLSDLEENGVIKGYTPRVDYDAAGYDVTAVMQLKAEGNALPEITETLKDHRQMISIYEVTGDYDVIAIGKFEDTEDMNDQIKSLITDPDINQSNTSIVLNAVAENEQFELETDDNS, encoded by the coding sequence ATGACCTACGAACACTTGGACGAAGACTTAGTGAACGAACTGCTGGGCGATGGGCGTGCGAGTCTGCGGAGTCTCGCCGAAGAACTCGATGTCTCCGTTACTACCGTCTCGAACCATCTTTCCGATCTCGAGGAAAACGGGGTCATCAAAGGATACACGCCAAGAGTCGATTACGATGCTGCCGGATACGATGTCACCGCCGTGATGCAGCTCAAAGCCGAAGGGAATGCACTCCCCGAAATCACGGAGACACTGAAGGATCACCGGCAGATGATCTCGATCTATGAGGTCACCGGTGACTACGACGTGATCGCGATCGGCAAATTCGAAGACACCGAGGATATGAACGACCAGATCAAGTCGTTGATCACTGATCCAGATATCAATCAGTCGAACACCAGTATTGTTCTCAATGCCGTCGCTGAAAACGAACAGTTCGAACTCGAAACCGACGATAACAGCTGA
- a CDS encoding helix-turn-helix transcriptional regulator, producing MDDLTGFQRDLLYVIAGTDQPSGQNVKDEIEGYYESEINHGRLYPNLDTLVNKELVEKGQLDRRTNYYAITDAGEEEIEERREWEHQYVDV from the coding sequence ATGGACGACCTCACCGGCTTCCAACGTGACCTCCTGTACGTCATCGCAGGTACCGACCAACCGTCTGGCCAAAACGTCAAGGATGAAATCGAGGGATATTACGAGAGCGAGATCAATCACGGCCGGCTGTACCCCAACCTCGACACGCTCGTCAACAAAGAACTAGTCGAGAAGGGCCAACTCGACCGACGGACGAACTACTATGCCATCACCGACGCCGGTGAGGAAGAAATCGAGGAACGGCGGGAGTGGGAGCACCAGTACGTCGACGTGTAA